From the genome of Monomorium pharaonis isolate MP-MQ-018 chromosome 2, ASM1337386v2, whole genome shotgun sequence, one region includes:
- the LOC114255491 gene encoding uncharacterized protein LOC114255491, whose amino-acid sequence MYARTILPPKARAIIARVVHVVELEVTRFGTSLFIVGNSTTSSVDRPHLLALAISDLRRRDAFSQDLFDVRLDKPSKQFPKCPIIPRRVSFLNQSKY is encoded by the coding sequence ATGTATGCCAGGACCATACTGCCGCCCAAGGCAAGAGCAATCATAGCCAGGGTCGTCCATGTGGTCGAGCTCGAGGTGACGCGGTTCGGCACCAGCCTCTTTATCGTCGGCAACTCGACGACCTCCTCGGTCGACAGACCCCACCTTCTGGCCTTGGCGATCAGTGATCTCAGGCGCCGCGACGCTTTCTCGCAGGACCTCTTCGACGTCCGCTTAGATAAGCCGTCTAAACAGTTCCCGAAGTGTCCCATAATACCGCGACGTGTCTCATTCTTAAATCAATCCAAGTACTGA